A part of Stigmatella erecta genomic DNA contains:
- a CDS encoding endo-1,4-beta-xylanase, which translates to MSLALVGCGSGSSSDQGTPLDSSAPFVSIQAPTSSAQVSGTLGVVGTASDDVAVASVEVQVDAAAFAPATGTTAWSYLWDTSPLSDGVHALTVRVTDSSGNVGLTSVSVEVSNSGEGRPVPSLGMALTAAPKGGVLGDMLRASATFTNPGPQPLTLPRLRLTALAPDGAPAGVDFTPTLGPVTLAPGETVTLEAVGRPLPTAPAGEWQVLPSYEDAQGLTHFGPAQRVPLRRQVRLGAATHQKRLFDAAEPAYAQTFLTHFDSLTPEYEMKIAQLQPAQGQFDFAIADQLVAFAEANGKQVRGHTLIWGNSLPAWLTGRTWTRAELIQVLETHIATVVGRYRGRIPEWDVVNEAFLDDGSWRPNLWLTTIGTEYIALAFQAAHRADPSAKLFYNDYNIERINAKSTAVYSLARSLQEQGVPLHGIGMQAHVTPNYYPSQAQLEAVLSRLEQAGLEGQLTELDVSLAKLTDTPDAEKFELQAQIYQGLVAACQARPGCTRITTWGITDKYTYLGSTGVPLLFDTQYAPKRAMEVTQRILGR; encoded by the coding sequence GTGTCCCTGGCCCTCGTGGGGTGTGGGTCCGGGAGCTCCTCGGACCAGGGGACTCCCCTGGACTCGAGCGCGCCCTTCGTCTCCATCCAGGCGCCCACCTCCAGCGCCCAGGTGAGCGGCACGCTGGGCGTCGTGGGCACCGCCTCGGATGACGTCGCCGTGGCCTCCGTGGAGGTGCAAGTCGATGCGGCCGCCTTCGCCCCCGCCACGGGCACCACCGCGTGGAGCTACCTGTGGGACACCTCGCCGCTGAGCGACGGCGTCCACGCCCTCACCGTCCGCGTCACCGACTCCTCCGGCAACGTCGGCCTCACCAGCGTCTCGGTGGAGGTGAGCAACTCCGGCGAGGGCAGGCCCGTGCCCTCCCTGGGAATGGCGCTCACCGCGGCCCCGAAGGGCGGCGTGCTCGGGGACATGCTCCGCGCCTCGGCCACCTTCACCAACCCGGGCCCCCAGCCCCTCACGCTGCCCCGGCTGCGGCTCACCGCCCTGGCCCCGGACGGCGCGCCCGCGGGCGTGGACTTCACGCCCACGCTGGGCCCCGTCACGCTCGCCCCCGGCGAGACGGTGACGCTGGAGGCCGTGGGCCGCCCCCTGCCCACCGCCCCGGCCGGCGAGTGGCAGGTGCTGCCCAGCTACGAGGATGCGCAGGGCCTCACCCACTTCGGCCCCGCGCAGCGCGTGCCGCTCCGGCGCCAGGTGCGCCTGGGCGCCGCCACCCACCAGAAGCGCCTCTTCGACGCGGCCGAGCCCGCCTACGCGCAGACCTTCCTCACGCACTTCGACTCGCTCACGCCCGAGTACGAGATGAAGATCGCCCAGCTCCAGCCCGCCCAGGGCCAGTTCGACTTCGCCATCGCCGATCAGCTCGTCGCCTTCGCCGAGGCGAACGGAAAGCAGGTGCGCGGCCACACGCTCATCTGGGGCAACTCGCTGCCCGCGTGGCTCACCGGGCGCACCTGGACGCGCGCGGAGCTCATCCAGGTGCTGGAGACGCACATCGCCACCGTGGTGGGCCGCTACCGGGGCCGCATCCCCGAGTGGGACGTCGTCAACGAGGCCTTCCTGGATGATGGCAGCTGGCGGCCCAACCTGTGGCTCACCACCATTGGCACCGAGTACATCGCCCTGGCCTTCCAGGCCGCCCACCGCGCCGACCCGTCCGCCAAGCTCTTCTACAACGACTACAACATCGAGCGGATCAACGCGAAGTCCACCGCCGTCTACTCCCTGGCGCGCTCGCTCCAGGAGCAGGGCGTGCCCCTGCACGGCATCGGGATGCAGGCCCACGTCACGCCCAACTACTACCCCTCCCAGGCCCAGCTCGAGGCGGTGCTCTCGCGCCTGGAGCAGGCGGGCCTCGAAGGCCAGCTCACCGAGCTGGACGTGAGCCTCGCCAAGCTCACCGACACCCCCGACGCGGAGAAGTTCGAGCTCCAGGCGCAGATTTACCAGGGCCTGGTGGCCGCCTGTCAGGCCCGCCCCGGCTGCACCCGCATCACCACCTGGGGCATCACCGACAAGTACACCTACCTGGGCAGCACCGGCGTACCGCTCCTCTTTGACACCCAGTACGCCCCCAAGCGCGCCATGGAGGTGACCCAGCGCATCCTCGGCCGCTGA
- a CDS encoding sigma 54-interacting transcriptional regulator — protein sequence MSKASEVGVSTAVNDVGQPARRGPPPELEGPYLLVFENDSSRIVRLPGTGEVLVGRGETAHLRLQDGAVSRSHARFVLKEDEAHLIDLGSQNGTAVNGERIQSPRLMLSGDIITLCGVTLVFHGPSRLRTRRPLLALGAFRQRIEEELERAARYERTFSLVSLVCQQGLEDEAADVLVGQLRLMDVVGRAGGGQLLLLLPEVGADGAGAVVARLLKESGRAQWKAGFACYPSDGCDVDTLMSGARAAAGAATEGQAAAVAQTFKLLRVGEASVVVADPAMLRLYALIARLAKAELPVLVLGETGTGKELAASALHHWSSRAGAPLVAVNCAAFQENLVESELFGHEKGAFSGAVSRKTGLLEAADGGTLFLDEVGELSLAVQAKLLRVLDTQRFTRVGDTKERAINIRLVGATNRDLEQEVKAGRFRQDLYFRLSAAKLCLPPLRDRKLELPLLSQSFLDEACRKVGRPRMTITAGALELLSAHLWPGNVRELRNLMNFVAAGTAGEVLAPEDLWDSLGPAAPEGTKDEEGGAKEAAKGFRPIEEEIRNLERSRMQEALVASGGNKTRAAELIRMPLRTFLAKLKRYSL from the coding sequence ATGAGCAAGGCCAGTGAGGTCGGGGTCTCGACCGCCGTCAACGACGTGGGGCAACCCGCTCGGCGGGGGCCTCCACCCGAGCTCGAGGGGCCCTACCTGCTCGTCTTCGAGAACGACTCCTCGCGCATCGTCCGCCTGCCGGGCACGGGGGAGGTGCTGGTGGGGCGGGGCGAGACGGCGCACCTGCGGCTCCAGGACGGGGCGGTGTCGCGCTCGCACGCGCGGTTCGTGCTGAAGGAGGACGAGGCGCACCTCATTGATTTGGGGAGCCAGAACGGCACGGCGGTGAACGGGGAGCGCATCCAGTCGCCGCGGCTGATGCTCTCCGGGGACATCATCACGCTGTGCGGGGTGACGCTGGTGTTCCACGGGCCGAGCCGCTTGCGCACGCGCCGGCCGCTCCTGGCGTTGGGGGCGTTCCGGCAGCGCATCGAAGAGGAGCTGGAGCGGGCGGCGCGCTACGAGCGCACGTTCAGCCTGGTGTCGCTCGTGTGCCAGCAGGGGCTGGAGGACGAGGCGGCGGACGTGCTGGTGGGGCAGCTGCGGCTGATGGACGTGGTGGGCCGGGCGGGGGGCGGACAGCTGCTGCTGCTGTTGCCGGAGGTGGGAGCGGACGGGGCGGGGGCGGTGGTGGCGCGGCTGCTGAAGGAGAGCGGGCGGGCGCAGTGGAAGGCGGGCTTTGCGTGCTACCCCTCGGACGGCTGTGACGTGGACACGCTGATGTCGGGGGCGCGGGCGGCGGCGGGGGCGGCGACGGAGGGACAGGCGGCGGCGGTGGCGCAGACCTTCAAGCTGCTGCGGGTGGGCGAGGCGTCGGTGGTGGTGGCGGATCCGGCGATGCTGCGGCTCTACGCCTTGATTGCGCGGCTGGCGAAGGCGGAGCTGCCGGTGCTGGTGCTGGGGGAGACGGGGACGGGCAAGGAGCTGGCGGCCTCGGCGCTGCACCACTGGTCCAGCCGGGCGGGGGCGCCGCTGGTGGCGGTGAACTGCGCGGCGTTCCAGGAGAACCTGGTGGAGAGCGAGCTGTTCGGCCACGAGAAGGGAGCCTTCTCGGGGGCGGTGAGCCGCAAGACGGGGCTGCTGGAGGCGGCGGACGGGGGCACGCTCTTCCTGGACGAGGTGGGGGAGCTGTCCTTGGCGGTGCAGGCCAAGCTCCTGCGAGTGCTCGACACGCAGCGCTTCACGCGGGTGGGCGACACGAAGGAGCGCGCCATCAACATCCGCCTGGTCGGCGCCACGAACCGGGACTTGGAGCAGGAGGTGAAGGCGGGGCGGTTCCGCCAGGATCTCTACTTCCGGCTGAGCGCGGCGAAGCTGTGCCTGCCGCCGCTGAGGGATCGCAAGCTGGAGCTGCCGCTGCTGAGCCAGAGCTTCCTGGACGAGGCGTGCCGGAAGGTGGGGCGGCCGAGGATGACCATCACGGCGGGGGCGCTGGAGCTGCTCTCGGCGCACCTGTGGCCGGGCAACGTGCGCGAGCTGCGGAACCTGATGAACTTCGTGGCGGCGGGGACCGCGGGGGAAGTGCTCGCGCCCGAGGATCTCTGGGACTCGCTCGGCCCGGCTGCTCCGGAAGGGACGAAGGACGAGGAGGGCGGGGCGAAGGAGGCGGCGAAGGGTTTCCGCCCGATCGAAGAGGAGATCCGCAACCTGGAGCGCAGCCGCATGCAGGAGGCGCTGGTGGCCTCGGGGGGAAACAAGACGCGGGCGGCGGAGCTGATCCGCATGCCGCTCAGAACCTTCCTGGCGAAGCTCAAGCGCTACAGCTTGTGA